One genomic window of Acomys russatus chromosome 29, mAcoRus1.1, whole genome shotgun sequence includes the following:
- the Espn gene encoding espin isoform X2: MNSQRPPGGGRMPSTKSFNMMSPTGDNSELLAEIKAGKSLKPTPQSKGLTTVFSGSGQPASQVGAGRVPRPGSRCLPSAQPYRFSRQPESPQPSPQPSVSPGPSRARSPTPPASGPQPLLNGSVVPAPPATPAPGVQLDVEALVPTLDEQGRPIPEWKRQVMVRKLQQKVQEEEEQRRKEEEEEARLASLPAWRRDILRKRLDEEREQKRKEEERQKQEEIQRAREQSEKLRTLGYDEAKLAPWQRQVILKKGEIPK; the protein is encoded by the exons ATGAACTCCCAGAGGCCTCCAGGGGGAGGCCGTATGCCCA GCACCAAGTCTTTCAACATGATGTCCCCAACGGGTGATAACTCGGAGCTGCTGGCCGAGATAAAGGCAGGCAAGAGTCTGAAGCCCACACCGCAGAGCAAGGGGCTGACCACAGTGTTCTCGGGCAGTGGGCAGCCAGCCTCCCAGGTAGGCGCTGGACGGGTGCCCCGCCCGGGCTCCCGGTGCCTGCCCAGTGCTCAGCCTTACCGCTTCTCCCGGCAGCCTGAGTCACCGCAGCCATCACCACAGCCGTCAGTGTCACCAGGGCCATCTCGGGCCAGGAGCCCCACCCCGCCAGCCTCTGGGCCTCAGCCTCTGCTCAATGGCAGTGTCGTGCCGGCACCACCCGCCACCCCGGCACCGGGAGTACAGCTGGATGTGGAGGCCCTGGTCCCCACACTTGATGAGCAGGGCCGGCCCATCCCAGAGTGGAAGCGCCAGGTGATGGTTCGGAAGCTGCAGCAGAAagtgcaggaggaagaagaacagaggAGGAAG gaggaagaggaggaggcccggctggccagcctgcctgcctggagGCGGGACATTCTCCGGAAGAGGCTGGACGAGGAGAG GGAGCAGAAGCG AAAAGAGGAGGAGCGACAAAAACAGGAGGAAATTCAGAGGGCGAGAGAACAGTCAGAGAAGCTGCGGACACTGGGCTACGACGAGGCCAAGCTCGCGCCCTGGCAGCGACAGGTCATCTTGAAGAAGGGAGAGATTCCAAAGTAA
- the Tnfrsf25 gene encoding LOW QUALITY PROTEIN: tumor necrosis factor receptor superfamily member 25 (The sequence of the model RefSeq protein was modified relative to this genomic sequence to represent the inferred CDS: inserted 1 base in 1 codon): MGTVFLPRSLSNEFTQAHARASGMEEEPGRERSPCGAATPGXAAPVPQALFLQLLLLLFGAQGQGSTPGRCDCARDSQKRYGPFCCKGCPMGHYMKVPCMEPCGDSTCLPCPRGTFLNWENHSKTDCTRCQVCDEEAFQVTLENCSAVSDTLCGCPPGWFPDCSTEPCRNGSPFTCSCPDRETATPRSCPPGSYKHGHGCFPCPTSFSGVCPDACTAVCGRKQMFWVQVLLGASFLLGATLICTYCRWQPCKPVAPADAAGTETLTSPQPLTFQTTDSTHPLLAPPASTGTVCTTVQLVGNSWTTGLSQTQEVACRQASQPWNQLPDRTLGPPLSPAPPAGSPAAVLQPGPQIYDVMDAVPARRWKEFVRTLGLREAEIEAVEVEICRFRDQQYEMLKRWRQQQPAGLGAIYAALERMGLEGCAEDLRSRLQRGP, from the exons ATGGGCACCGTGTTTCTGCCCAGGAGCCTGAGCAATGAATTTACTCAGGCACACGCTAGGGCCTCTGGAATGGAAGAGGAGCCTGGGAGGGAGAGGTCGCCTTGCGGGGCAGCCACACCCG CAGCAGCACCTGTTCCCCAGGCTCTGtttctgcagctgctgctgctgctgtttggtgCCCAGGGCCAGGGCAGCACTCCTGGCAGGTGTGACTGTGCCCGTGACTCACAGAAGAGGTATGGCCCGTTTTGTTGCAAGGGCTGCCCAATGG GACACTACATGAAGGTCCCCTGCATGGAGCCCTGTGGCGACTCCACCTGCCTTCCCTGTCCTCGGGGCACCTTCCTGAACTGGGAAAACCACTCCAAGACCGACTGTACCCGCTGCCAAGTCTGTGACGAAGAGG CCTTTCAAGTGACGCTGGAGAACTGTTCCGCGGTCTCGGACACTCTGTGTGGCTGCCCGCCGGGCTGGTTTCCTGACTGCTCCACTGAGCCATGTAGGAATGGTTCACCTTTCACCTGCTCATGCCCAGACCGTGAGACCGCGACACCTC GCTCCTGCCCACCTGGCTCCTACAAACACGGCCATGGCTGCTTTCCCTGCCCCAC GAGCTTCAGTGGCGTTTGTCCTGATGCTTGCACTGCAGTCTGTGGCAGGAAGCAAA TGTTTTGGGTCCAGGTGCTTCTAGGGGCGTCGTTCCTCCTTGGGGCCACCCTAATCTGTACATACTGTCGGTGGCAGCCTTGTAAGCCTGTGGCCCCTG CAGACGCAGCTGGAACAGAGACCCTGACCTCACCACAG CCTCTCACCTTTCAGACTACAGACAGCACACACCCCCTCCTGGCCCCTCCAGCCAGTACCGGGACAGTCTGCACCACCGTCCAGTTGGTAGGCAACAGCTGGACCACTGGTTTGTCCCAGACTCAGGAGGTGGCCTGCCGCCAGGCCTCACAACCCTGGAATCAGCTGCCAGACAGAACTCTTG gccctccGCTCTCGCCAGCGCCCCCTGCAGGCTCGCCGGCTGCTGTGctccagcctggcccacagaTCTACGACGTGATGGATGCCGTTCCCGCAAGACGGTGGAAGGAGTTCGTGCGCACACTGGGGCTACGCGAGGCGGAAATTGAGGCTGTGGAAGTGGAGATCTGCCGCTTCCGAGACCAGCAGTATGAGATGCTCAAGCGCTGGCGCCAGCAGCAGCCTGCAGGTCTGGGTGCCATCTATGCGGCCCTGGAGCGTATGGGGCTGGAAGGCTGTGCTGAGGACTTGCGCAGCCGCCTGCAGCGTGGCCCGTAA